In one Leptogranulimonas caecicola genomic region, the following are encoded:
- a CDS encoding M24 family metallopeptidase: MNEQRLQQVRSNLRLMDLDQMVIVDPVSIAYLTGYKNDPMERFQALYVAADNEPTIFVNKLFPDPSDYVDSIITLDDTDDPIDALAQLCIHDAPLGIDRGLEARWLLPLMDAQAASAYRLASSAVDDARAHKDPTEQQAMAEASAINDQGMAWLESQIREGVTERQIAEGLEAEYRRLGAWGNSFAPIVSFGANAADPHHEPDDTKLTRGQCVLFDVGCAANDYCADMTRTFFFGEPSEEFERVHATVVAANRAAEAMVAPGVTFAQIDAAARQVIEDAGYGPYFTHRLGHSIGLEVHEPGDVSSAHNDPVEPGMCFSIEPGIYLPGRFGVRIEDLVIVTQDGCQVLNHYPKDLECIKA; encoded by the coding sequence ATGAATGAACAGCGCCTTCAGCAGGTACGAAGCAATTTGCGCCTTATGGACCTCGACCAGATGGTCATTGTGGACCCCGTCTCCATCGCCTACCTCACCGGTTACAAGAATGATCCCATGGAGCGCTTCCAGGCTCTCTATGTAGCCGCAGATAACGAGCCAACAATCTTTGTGAACAAGCTCTTCCCCGACCCGTCGGACTATGTGGACTCCATCATCACCCTGGATGACACCGACGATCCCATCGACGCTTTGGCCCAGCTCTGCATCCACGATGCCCCACTGGGCATCGACCGCGGCCTTGAGGCCCGCTGGCTGCTCCCCCTCATGGACGCCCAGGCCGCCAGCGCCTATCGTCTGGCTTCAAGCGCGGTAGACGACGCCCGCGCCCACAAGGATCCCACCGAGCAGCAAGCTATGGCAGAAGCCTCGGCCATCAACGACCAGGGTATGGCATGGCTCGAGTCCCAAATTCGCGAGGGCGTCACCGAGCGCCAGATCGCAGAGGGCCTTGAGGCCGAGTATCGTCGCCTAGGTGCCTGGGGCAACTCCTTTGCTCCCATCGTCTCCTTTGGCGCCAACGCGGCAGACCCTCACCACGAGCCCGACGACACCAAGCTTACCCGCGGCCAGTGCGTGCTCTTTGACGTGGGCTGTGCCGCCAACGACTACTGCGCCGATATGACCCGCACCTTCTTCTTTGGCGAGCCCTCAGAGGAGTTCGAGCGCGTTCACGCCACCGTGGTGGCCGCCAACCGCGCCGCCGAGGCCATGGTTGCCCCCGGCGTCACCTTCGCCCAGATCGACGCCGCTGCCCGCCAGGTCATCGAAGACGCAGGCTACGGCCCCTACTTCACCCATCGCCTGGGCCACTCCATTGGCCTGGAGGTCCACGAGCCCGGCGACGTCTCCAGCGCCCACAACGATCCCGTCGAGCCCGGCATGTGCTTCTCCATCGAGCCCGGCATCTACCTGCCCGGCCGCTTTGGCGTGCGCATCGAGGACCTGGTCATCGTCACCCAGGACGGCTGCCAGGTGCTCAACCACTATCCCAAAGACTTGGAGTGCATCAAGGCGTAA
- the rdgB gene encoding RdgB/HAM1 family non-canonical purine NTP pyrophosphatase, whose product MPETIVVATGNPHKVSEIEAILAPVMPEVEFKALGELGEFDEPEEDGDTFLANALIKARAAAEATGLRAVADDSGLVVDALDGAPGIHSARWCGHHGDDAANNAKLAREMADVPEPERTARFHSCVVLVDPADGSYLAGEGDCEGAIGYEGVGEHGFGYDPYFLPEATPGLTMAQLTPEQKNAISHRFKALQALAAQL is encoded by the coding sequence ATGCCCGAGACCATCGTGGTTGCCACCGGCAATCCTCACAAAGTATCAGAGATAGAAGCGATTTTGGCCCCCGTCATGCCTGAGGTGGAGTTCAAGGCCTTAGGGGAGCTGGGGGAGTTCGACGAGCCGGAAGAAGACGGCGACACCTTCTTGGCCAATGCGCTCATCAAAGCCCGGGCGGCAGCGGAGGCTACGGGCTTGCGTGCGGTGGCAGACGATTCGGGCCTGGTAGTGGATGCGCTGGATGGGGCGCCAGGAATTCATTCGGCCAGGTGGTGCGGCCATCATGGCGACGACGCGGCCAACAACGCCAAGCTGGCCCGTGAGATGGCAGATGTGCCTGAGCCTGAGCGCACTGCCCGCTTCCATTCCTGCGTGGTGCTGGTCGATCCCGCCGACGGCTCTTATCTGGCTGGCGAGGGCGATTGCGAAGGCGCCATTGGCTATGAGGGGGTAGGGGAGCACGGCTTTGGCTACGACCCTTACTTCTTGCCTGAGGCCACGCCGGGGCTCACCATGGCCCAGCTCACCCCTGAGCAAAAGAATGCCATCTCCCACCGGTTCAAGGCGCTGCAGGCGCTGGCCGCCCAGCTCTAA
- a CDS encoding Veg family protein, producing the protein MENEIPSVNRVDQIHKSLAHLTGSRIKVRANMGRSRIVERTGTLVSAHPSLFMVEVEERRGRKARQSYQYVDVLTGTVELFDTESGDPLFDFVGEQQAQE; encoded by the coding sequence ATGGAGAACGAAATTCCGTCCGTAAACCGCGTAGACCAGATTCATAAGTCTCTGGCTCATCTCACGGGTTCCCGCATCAAGGTGCGCGCCAACATGGGCCGCTCCCGCATTGTCGAGCGCACGGGCACCTTGGTCTCCGCTCATCCGTCGCTGTTTATGGTCGAGGTAGAGGAGCGTCGCGGCCGCAAGGCCCGCCAGAGCTACCAGTATGTGGATGTGCTTACCGGCACCGTGGAGCTTTTTGATACCGAGTCCGGCGATCCCCTCTTTGACTTTGTGGGCGAGCAGCAGGCGCAGGAGTAA
- the nagB gene encoding glucosamine-6-phosphate deaminase → MKIIRVKDYADMSRKTANIISAQVILKPDCVLGLATGTTPIGAYQQLIDWYKKGDVDFSEVSTYNLDEYRGLTGDDPQSYRYFMNHQFFDHINIDKANTHVPDGSNMDAAEACADYDSMVKAAGYVDLQLLGIGRNGHIGFNEPAEAFSKGTQCVDLTPSTIEANSRLFEKEEDVPRQAYTMGVQTIMNARMIVVAATGADKAQAVYDMIYGAVTPQCPASILQLHTNCVVVADDEALSLCPQED, encoded by the coding sequence ATGAAGATCATTCGTGTGAAAGACTATGCGGACATGAGCCGCAAGACGGCCAACATCATCTCTGCCCAGGTCATTCTCAAGCCCGATTGCGTGCTGGGCTTGGCAACCGGCACCACCCCCATCGGCGCCTATCAGCAGCTTATCGACTGGTACAAGAAGGGTGATGTGGACTTCTCCGAGGTGTCCACCTACAACCTGGACGAGTATCGCGGCCTTACCGGCGACGATCCCCAGAGCTACCGCTACTTCATGAATCATCAGTTCTTTGATCACATCAACATCGACAAGGCCAATACCCACGTGCCCGACGGCTCCAACATGGACGCTGCCGAGGCCTGCGCAGACTACGACTCCATGGTCAAGGCCGCCGGCTATGTGGACTTGCAGCTCCTGGGCATCGGCCGCAACGGCCACATTGGCTTCAACGAGCCTGCAGAGGCCTTTTCCAAGGGCACCCAGTGTGTGGATCTCACCCCTTCCACCATCGAGGCCAACTCCCGTCTCTTCGAGAAAGAGGAAGACGTGCCTCGCCAGGCCTACACCATGGGCGTGCAGACCATCATGAACGCCCGCATGATCGTGGTGGCTGCCACCGGCGCCGACAAGGCTCAGGCAGTCTATGACATGATCTACGGCGCCGTGACCCCCCAGTGCCCCGCCTCCATCCTGCAGCTCCACACCAACTGCGTGGTCGTGGCAGACGACGAGGCCCTGTCCCTCTGCCCCCAGGAGGACTAA
- a CDS encoding PD-(D/E)XK nuclease family protein — translation MALYNYLDHDGQVLGTAAMGLIRQAAQEKEPCVLLVPSSTIALRVRKELADLGLAFNIDVQTPLAWAQGLWARVGDGRKPATLGDARLAAWKVLGLEASRGYVALIANLAQRASGLLRKHDYQDDLLSEQQKEAVAKAQEATSLLESQQLITRSDLYAAIPAALGEDSTEPIYCMVATGFSNIDPLTAGLLGQLASVRDLHYACSAPDNPAGSAALSSAGLVSRSANQAGAQVGALQEVPSRVALDLRTPELAQLVRNAFGEEGARIDPQGSVVLLEAAGPEAEAELMARALVEVADEGADHILAITQDVEHLWDLLSSKLAARGLGVRASWVAPAAQNKAVNIFLGFCIQVSQLLALKDHWQWAQKKESSSVDEEAARLLEESAEADRRWWPPRDVVDFLLSSFSGVDQTEAYKADQVWRGLRTLAPAQVLEDLHALAAHNLPLKAALEALGENNWVQAAAVMQANAKNAKQPEVFSALGLVAQAAYELEIADIVPDDPQTHAALILSLLEVKNLPCSFERGVFEGDVRCQVEMINPAAAEAWAPQTVGTVLWSGQTSAENPVSSPRGALPELLALLGMPEGVAPDEVVRSQAFTIWAIPTHRLLIERSLRDTEAMPTHPSPALSELLSLYKEKPTSVKRGEDLVAANLSLNGFEPEPSLVEESSGPELLKGETLELALKKRGQQTDVPVLSPTALEHYMACPRRWFFEYGLPTNTLDAEFSPLEKGNLVHKTLERTVRSAVQEGIKDEQSMIETLKHCFAEAVTEGMLGESDNTMPIPHSYAEEQDLAFTETNLEKLVTDNWLFFEGFTPQAFEYRFGFEDQVITYGGTRFRGYIDRIDVDGEGHALVIDYKSSSAAGKYLLPSRKQDAPPIALEEWQPRYIQAFLYASVLKQLFPELTAVGGLYLMTGSNPGQEGMADMALVRSSLHPMYEGSYARMNPRTLSATFDEVLGRAEECAAQAINGMFAGDVYAKPVDSNACKNCPVLGCDKRK, via the coding sequence GTGGCGCTTTATAACTATCTTGATCATGATGGTCAGGTGCTCGGCACTGCAGCTATGGGGCTTATTAGACAGGCTGCTCAAGAAAAAGAGCCCTGTGTGCTGCTGGTACCCTCCTCAACCATTGCGCTTCGAGTGCGCAAAGAGTTGGCAGATCTGGGATTAGCGTTCAATATTGATGTTCAGACGCCTCTTGCATGGGCTCAGGGACTCTGGGCACGCGTGGGCGACGGCAGAAAACCCGCAACTTTAGGCGATGCGCGATTAGCCGCCTGGAAAGTGCTGGGTCTTGAAGCCTCCCGAGGCTATGTGGCTCTCATAGCAAACCTTGCCCAACGAGCATCTGGACTGCTACGCAAGCATGACTATCAGGACGATTTACTTTCAGAGCAACAAAAAGAAGCAGTGGCGAAAGCCCAGGAAGCGACGAGCCTTCTTGAGTCGCAGCAGCTCATCACCCGCTCTGATCTGTATGCCGCAATTCCTGCTGCGTTGGGTGAGGATAGTACGGAACCCATCTATTGTATGGTGGCCACTGGATTTTCCAACATTGATCCTTTAACTGCGGGGCTACTGGGCCAGCTTGCGAGCGTTCGGGATCTGCACTATGCCTGTTCTGCGCCAGATAATCCTGCAGGGAGCGCCGCCCTTTCCAGTGCTGGTTTGGTAAGTCGTAGCGCGAATCAGGCAGGTGCTCAAGTAGGGGCTCTGCAAGAGGTGCCAAGTCGTGTGGCCCTTGATTTGCGCACTCCTGAGCTTGCCCAGCTGGTTCGCAATGCCTTTGGCGAAGAAGGTGCCCGCATCGATCCCCAGGGTTCGGTTGTGTTGTTGGAAGCAGCAGGCCCTGAAGCGGAGGCGGAGCTTATGGCTCGCGCGCTGGTAGAAGTAGCCGATGAGGGCGCCGACCACATATTGGCCATTACCCAAGACGTCGAGCATCTTTGGGATTTGCTATCATCAAAACTTGCAGCTCGCGGTCTTGGTGTTCGAGCGTCGTGGGTCGCCCCTGCGGCTCAAAACAAAGCAGTTAACATCTTTTTGGGATTCTGCATCCAAGTGAGTCAGCTCCTGGCTCTTAAAGACCATTGGCAATGGGCCCAAAAGAAAGAGTCTTCCTCTGTGGATGAGGAGGCGGCCCGTCTTTTGGAGGAGTCTGCAGAAGCCGACAGGCGCTGGTGGCCACCCCGAGACGTCGTGGACTTCTTGCTCTCTTCATTCTCTGGAGTAGATCAAACTGAGGCGTACAAAGCCGATCAGGTCTGGCGTGGTTTGCGCACATTGGCTCCCGCCCAAGTCTTGGAAGACCTCCATGCGCTGGCGGCCCATAATCTTCCGCTGAAAGCTGCCCTCGAAGCCCTTGGAGAGAACAATTGGGTGCAAGCAGCTGCAGTGATGCAGGCAAATGCCAAGAATGCCAAGCAGCCTGAGGTGTTTTCTGCCCTTGGCTTGGTAGCTCAAGCAGCCTACGAGTTAGAAATTGCAGACATCGTCCCCGATGATCCTCAGACCCACGCAGCGCTCATCCTGTCGCTCTTAGAGGTGAAAAACCTTCCTTGCTCCTTTGAACGCGGCGTGTTTGAGGGAGATGTGCGCTGTCAAGTAGAGATGATCAATCCAGCTGCAGCCGAAGCTTGGGCTCCCCAAACTGTAGGGACTGTGCTCTGGAGTGGACAAACTTCTGCCGAGAATCCCGTGTCGTCTCCTCGTGGAGCTCTGCCTGAGTTGTTGGCTCTTCTCGGCATGCCCGAAGGCGTGGCGCCAGACGAGGTGGTGAGGTCGCAGGCCTTTACCATCTGGGCTATTCCTACTCACCGCCTGTTGATTGAAAGAAGCCTTAGAGATACCGAGGCTATGCCCACTCATCCTTCTCCGGCGCTCTCAGAGCTTCTGTCGCTTTATAAGGAGAAGCCAACGTCGGTAAAGCGCGGAGAGGATCTGGTGGCGGCCAACCTATCGCTTAACGGTTTTGAGCCGGAGCCAAGCCTGGTGGAGGAATCTTCAGGCCCCGAGTTACTTAAAGGTGAGACCTTGGAATTGGCGCTCAAGAAGCGTGGGCAGCAAACCGATGTACCCGTACTGTCACCTACTGCACTCGAGCATTATATGGCGTGCCCTAGGCGATGGTTCTTCGAGTATGGACTGCCTACCAATACGCTGGATGCAGAGTTCTCTCCGCTGGAAAAGGGCAATTTGGTTCATAAGACCTTGGAGAGGACTGTTCGCTCAGCGGTGCAAGAGGGCATCAAAGACGAGCAATCTATGATCGAGACTCTTAAGCATTGTTTTGCTGAGGCGGTCACAGAGGGGATGTTGGGTGAGTCTGATAACACCATGCCCATCCCACACAGTTATGCAGAAGAGCAGGATCTGGCCTTTACTGAGACCAATCTTGAGAAACTTGTGACAGACAACTGGCTCTTCTTTGAGGGCTTTACCCCTCAGGCTTTCGAGTACCGGTTTGGCTTTGAAGATCAAGTCATTACCTATGGAGGAACTCGTTTTCGCGGATACATCGATCGCATCGATGTGGATGGCGAGGGGCATGCATTAGTAATTGACTACAAGAGCAGCTCTGCTGCTGGCAAGTATCTTTTGCCTTCAAGGAAACAGGATGCTCCTCCCATAGCACTGGAGGAGTGGCAACCCCGATATATTCAGGCATTTCTTTATGCATCGGTCTTAAAGCAGCTCTTCCCTGAGCTTACTGCCGTAGGCGGCCTCTATCTCATGACGGGATCAAACCCGGGACAAGAGGGCATGGCAGATATGGCTCTGGTGAGATCCTCTCTGCATCCGATGTATGAGGGTAGCTATGCTCGCATGAATCCAAGAACTCTTTCTGCGACTTTCGATGAGGTGCTCGGTCGAGCTGAAGAATGTGCTGCTCAAGCTATCAACGGCATGTTCGCTGGTGATGTATACGCCAAGCCTGTTGATAGCAATGCTTGCAAGAATTGTCCGGTGCTCGGCTGCGATAAGAGGAAATAA
- a CDS encoding coiled-coil domain-containing protein, translating to MTEAGYENGAQEASARDRSKKPLLPAKDPLFASAGPFGARPWTIKLLLAPKAPVASPLEVDWPQNLEKFLIGQPEEASARTTTDYEVLEKRASEISQWLSEQLSRTQKSLASQRPGSAKEEEAQEAGSSRPELEFQSFGEALESVSASFYGQQTAQEEALREAVRKAVAQERRAAKVREDAAVDVARREVRQELLERTRMAEAQYREAQQALQQAEIAVAAMTEELEQLRDAGDQLEQERAAREAQDRAHAIQISTLENEARRLRASLAQAGQEDEVDITPVAGPLDVIRTLPTNLEECVRLFAGLQDRVEFLESAYESARNYRGGDLDRYWRSLLSLHDVLWPLRATNREYGVDVAREFRNKSGFEYAANESQETLAIEECRRARTFRYQGKDQLMVNHIKVGNSGNIQEGAMRIYLLYDADRKKIIVGHIGKHLPTKTVPGSLGRR from the coding sequence ATGACAGAAGCTGGTTATGAAAACGGTGCTCAAGAAGCATCTGCTCGCGATAGGTCCAAAAAACCGCTTCTACCTGCAAAAGACCCTCTATTTGCCAGTGCGGGCCCCTTTGGTGCTCGCCCCTGGACAATAAAACTATTGCTGGCCCCCAAAGCGCCTGTAGCGAGTCCGCTGGAGGTGGACTGGCCTCAAAACCTCGAAAAGTTTTTGATAGGGCAGCCAGAAGAAGCATCAGCTCGCACAACCACTGACTACGAAGTCCTTGAGAAGCGCGCGAGCGAGATCTCCCAATGGCTTTCAGAGCAGCTGAGCCGCACGCAAAAATCGCTGGCTTCTCAAAGACCGGGATCTGCCAAAGAAGAGGAAGCTCAGGAGGCGGGCTCTTCTCGGCCAGAGCTGGAGTTCCAAAGCTTTGGGGAGGCGCTTGAAAGCGTCTCTGCCTCGTTTTATGGACAACAGACAGCTCAAGAGGAGGCTCTGCGAGAGGCAGTGCGCAAGGCTGTGGCTCAGGAGCGCCGTGCGGCTAAAGTGCGTGAAGATGCGGCGGTGGATGTTGCTCGACGCGAAGTGCGCCAAGAGCTTTTGGAACGCACGCGCATGGCAGAGGCTCAATATCGAGAAGCTCAGCAGGCTTTGCAACAGGCAGAAATCGCAGTGGCTGCAATGACAGAAGAGCTAGAGCAGCTGCGAGACGCCGGCGACCAGCTGGAGCAGGAGCGTGCGGCCAGAGAGGCTCAAGATCGAGCTCATGCCATTCAAATTTCTACTCTAGAAAATGAGGCGAGAAGGCTCAGGGCGTCGTTGGCTCAGGCGGGTCAAGAAGACGAGGTGGACATAACTCCGGTGGCAGGGCCTCTGGACGTGATTCGTACGCTGCCCACCAACCTCGAAGAGTGTGTGCGGCTGTTTGCGGGGCTTCAAGACCGGGTGGAGTTTCTTGAGAGCGCCTATGAGTCTGCTCGCAATTATCGCGGAGGCGATTTGGACCGCTATTGGAGAAGCCTCTTGTCTCTGCACGATGTGCTCTGGCCTCTGCGTGCCACCAATCGCGAGTACGGTGTCGATGTGGCACGGGAGTTTCGCAATAAGAGCGGGTTTGAGTACGCCGCCAATGAGTCTCAAGAGACGCTGGCCATCGAGGAATGCAGGCGGGCGCGCACCTTTAGGTACCAGGGCAAAGACCAGCTTATGGTCAATCACATCAAGGTAGGCAACTCTGGCAACATTCAAGAGGGTGCCATGCGCATCTATCTTCTTTACGATGCAGATCGTAAAAAGATTATTGTGGGACATATCGGCAAGCATCTACCTACCAAAACGGTGCCTGGATCGCTGGGGCGCAGGTAG
- the ispE gene encoding 4-(cytidine 5'-diphospho)-2-C-methyl-D-erythritol kinase yields MAIQRIVVQAPAKINLYLGVSLQRTLVGYHRLSTLMGTVGLYDQVTLEPSDRLSLICRPSVRTSMENNTASMAALFFAEALDRPADVAITLDKTIPAQAGLGGGSADAAAVLLGLCAAWGIDPFDPLVHGVAASVGADVPFFLTGGLALMGGAGDQLEETFSAVPFHAVLVRPGGVGVSTPRAYEAFDAHPEPAAPLEPLVDAVAAANVDAMAAACANNLEPAAFELLPATRQVAQFLSAQPGVLNALVTGSGSCVFGLCRDAGAADVAATEAARLGWWSRAVSSTPYGCRIVEDGWRALP; encoded by the coding sequence ATGGCTATCCAGCGTATCGTGGTGCAGGCACCGGCTAAGATCAATCTTTATCTGGGAGTGAGCTTGCAGCGCACGCTTGTGGGATACCATCGCCTCTCCACTCTTATGGGCACGGTAGGTCTTTATGACCAAGTGACCCTTGAGCCCTCAGACCGGCTTTCCTTGATCTGCCGACCCTCGGTGCGCACCTCTATGGAGAACAATACGGCCTCCATGGCTGCCCTCTTTTTTGCCGAGGCCCTGGATCGCCCCGCAGATGTGGCCATCACCCTCGACAAGACCATTCCCGCCCAAGCCGGCCTAGGCGGCGGCTCTGCCGACGCTGCCGCCGTCTTGTTGGGCCTTTGTGCTGCCTGGGGCATCGATCCTTTCGACCCTCTGGTCCACGGAGTGGCAGCCTCCGTTGGCGCCGACGTCCCCTTCTTCTTGACCGGCGGCCTTGCGCTAATGGGCGGTGCAGGCGACCAGCTTGAGGAGACCTTCTCGGCAGTGCCGTTCCATGCGGTCCTGGTGCGCCCTGGGGGAGTGGGCGTGAGCACGCCCCGAGCCTATGAGGCCTTTGACGCCCATCCAGAGCCGGCTGCCCCGCTGGAGCCCCTGGTGGACGCCGTCGCTGCTGCCAATGTAGATGCCATGGCCGCAGCCTGTGCCAACAACTTGGAGCCCGCTGCCTTCGAGCTTTTGCCTGCGACCCGTCAGGTGGCGCAGTTTTTATCGGCCCAGCCAGGAGTGTTAAACGCCCTGGTCACAGGCTCGGGGAGCTGCGTGTTTGGGCTTTGCCGCGACGCTGGCGCCGCCGACGTCGCAGCCACCGAGGCCGCCCGTCTTGGCTGGTGGTCCAGGGCCGTGTCTTCCACCCCTTATGGCTGCCGCATCGTCGAGGACGGCTGGCGCGCCCTGCCGTAG